A genome region from Erigeron canadensis isolate Cc75 chromosome 3, C_canadensis_v1, whole genome shotgun sequence includes the following:
- the LOC122594465 gene encoding uncharacterized protein LOC122594465, translated as MAYRRKQQQQRIIVKDSKFNSQEIPIINPNPNTNNNNNEFSSSASIAENNSSSSLAAKAIRASSAHRDSSLSSAYTESAISPRKFHSKPLHTKDDSTRNNNTSVKNSDEPRRGFWGALARKARSIIDDDDDVAQQYETPERRRQQMSDTEAKGQYSSQYQLPEDRRKADNPALQKGLNALTSSLNYIGGTIGNALEEGMTVVENRTADIIQETRKLHIKKKTGIPDETPNSNVGTSRQLSQMRTHTQPQIQTDTEIQLKASRDVSMAMAAKAKVLLRELKTVKADLAFAKERCAQLEEENKILRENGGEEGDRPEDDDLIRLQLESLLAEKARLAQENSVYARENRFLREIVEYHQLTMQDVVYIDENREEVSEVYPINSLTTSTNLTIPTTPRNINPHVIGDVSSLPITPTSPFVDVQHKI; from the exons ATGGCATATAGAAGAAAACAGCAGCAGCAAAGAATTATTGTCAAGGATTCAAAGTTTAATTCTCAAGAAATTCCAATtataaaccctaaccctaatactaataataataataatgaattttcTTCTTCCGCGTCAATTGCGGAAAACAATAGTTCATCATCATTGGCTGCTAAAGCAATAAGAGCATCTTCTGCTCACCGTGATTCTTCTTTATCTTCTGCTTATACTGAATCCGCTATTTCCCCTCGTAAATTTCACTCCAAACCTCTTCATACTAAg GATGATTCAACAAGAAACAATAACACATCTGTGAAGAATTCGGATGAACCTAGACGCGGATTTTGGGGTGCACTTGCTAGAAAAGCAAGGTCCataattgatgatgatgatgatgtagcCCAACAATATGAAACACCTGAAAGGAGAAGACAACAAATGTCCGACACAGAAGCAAAGGGCCAG TATTCTAGTCAGTATCAGTTGCCTGAAGACCGTCGAAAGGCGGATAATCCTGCATTGCAGAAGGGGCTAAATGCACTTACATCATCCCTCAATTACATTGGTGGCACCATTGGTAATGCTCTTGAG GAGGGCATGACAGTTGTGGAGAATCGAACCGCAGACATCATTCAGGAAACACGCAAACTGCATATAAAGAAGAAGACTGGTATCCCTGATGAAACTCCAAATTCAAATGTTGGGACTTCAAGGCAATTATCGCAGATGCGCACTCATACTCAGCCACAGATTCAAACTGATACAGAAATTCAACTGAAGGCCTCTCGAGAC GTTTCAATGGCGATGGCAGCAAAAGCAAAGGTTCTACTTCGGGAGCTGAAAACAGTGAAGGCGGATCTTGCTTTTGCAAAGGAGCGTTGTGCTCAGTTAGAAGAGGAAAATAAAATCCTTAGGGAGAATGGAGGAGAAGAAGGTGATCGCCCTGAAGATGATGATCTG ATTCGGCTCCAACTGGAGTCACTTTTAGCAGAGAAAGCTCGGTTGGCACAGGAGAATTCTGTGTATGCAAGGGAAAATCGGTTTCTCCGGGAAATAGTGGAATACCACCAGCTAACGATGCAGGATGTAGTGTACATAGATGAGAATAGAGAAGAGGTCTCAGAAGTATACCCCATCAACTCCCTCACAACTAGTACAAACCTGACAATTCCAACGACTCCGCGGAATATAAACCCGCATGTAATTGGAGATGTCTCATCTCTACCCATTACTCCCACCAGCCCCTTTGTTGATGTACAAcacaaaatatga